The Candidatus Mycolicibacterium alkanivorans genome contains a region encoding:
- a CDS encoding nicotinate-nucleotide--dimethylbenzimidazole phosphoribosyltransferase — protein MSYTKPPSFDVTALRVPIDPPSVEVAAAAAERLVDHSVVMPPGAAAATLGDLAVWLAATQNQVLPRQLINVRLVIFAGDHGVTGGGESESLSEPTGEKVRAALAELRGVNSLAAAHGVTVRVLDLAVDDDFDDLAEESRAALQAYKVRRRSGAIDVEDALSQCEVHTALAAGAAVAHEEIAAGAQLLISGELGGENLTSAAASVAATLGLPASSVVGRGGGIDDSALQRTTAVIASALSRAGDRVGDPMTALAALGSADLAASTGYLLTAARCGIPALIGGLPATASALIADAIAAGAAAWFTAGHRSANDPAQALALTQLGLTPLINRTLPFGEGSGAVAAVPLLRSAAAMLIQTALPSDLTLD, from the coding sequence ATGAGCTACACCAAGCCACCATCGTTCGACGTAACTGCGCTGCGTGTACCGATCGACCCGCCCAGCGTAGAAGTCGCCGCCGCGGCCGCCGAACGGCTGGTCGACCACTCGGTCGTCATGCCGCCGGGCGCGGCTGCCGCCACACTGGGTGACCTCGCGGTCTGGCTCGCCGCGACGCAGAACCAGGTCCTGCCCCGACAGCTCATCAACGTACGGCTGGTCATCTTCGCCGGAGATCACGGCGTCACCGGCGGCGGCGAGTCAGAATCCCTCTCGGAACCCACTGGGGAAAAGGTCCGCGCGGCACTCGCGGAACTGCGTGGCGTCAATTCTCTGGCAGCCGCGCACGGCGTGACGGTTCGAGTGCTAGATCTCGCCGTAGACGACGATTTCGACGACCTGGCGGAGGAATCCCGGGCCGCGTTGCAGGCGTACAAAGTTCGCCGCCGCAGCGGTGCCATCGACGTCGAGGACGCGCTTTCTCAGTGTGAAGTTCACACAGCCCTGGCTGCTGGCGCCGCAGTGGCACATGAGGAGATTGCCGCCGGTGCCCAGCTACTAATCAGCGGCGAACTCGGCGGCGAAAACCTCACCTCCGCAGCCGCATCGGTGGCCGCCACACTCGGGTTGCCCGCAAGCTCCGTCGTTGGCCGCGGAGGCGGCATCGACGACTCCGCGCTGCAACGCACGACTGCCGTGATTGCGTCTGCGCTATCCCGTGCCGGTGACCGGGTAGGAGACCCGATGACTGCCCTTGCTGCCCTTGGCAGCGCCGATCTGGCCGCCTCCACCGGGTATCTTCTCACTGCGGCCCGCTGCGGCATCCCGGCGCTAATCGGCGGGTTGCCAGCGACCGCCAGTGCGCTCATCGCCGATGCTATCGCCGCCGGGGCGGCCGCATGGTTTACCGCCGGTCACCGTTCCGCCAATGATCCGGCGCAAGCGTTGGCATTGACCCAGCTTGGGCTGACTCCCCTCATCAACCGCACGCTCCCGTTCGGCGAAGGGTCTGGCGCAGTGGCTGCGGTGCCACTGCTACGTAGCGCTGCTGCAATGCTCATCCAGACCGCACTACCCAGTGATCTCACGCTCGACTGA
- a CDS encoding GAF domain-containing protein produces the protein MRGTAHPEPAVAPGEDPRKYARLMSAVYDATMAGKLAPTRPRRVIWDSWQRLITKGLRPDRRTPPVAGASTVETLRQDSGLISVVDEVSGCLSSLISGGDSIFALADAEGRVLWRSGSTKVLLNADKLGFVEGAHWAENTVGTNALGTALVSQRAVQVFCAEHYNRSQHPWTCAGAPIRDPSTGRVMGVIDVTGPAATVHPTTLALIDTVARLAESRLRERRDQSLNRLRAVAAPILARIGSPALAVDTDGWVAAVGAVPVQSRILLPPDVTPGHLWVPSLGMCDVETLPGGWLVRPVIEETEPAIAQVTLDLHDSAAPVLEMVGQFGSWRHDISLRHAEILLILAVRTQGRSAPELAADLHGDPSRVGAVRVEMSRLRKQFAGIVVGRPYRFASSAVVEVRYPDDRSELLAPSVAPAVRAMRVTHATTATTY, from the coding sequence ATGCGTGGCACCGCTCACCCCGAGCCGGCCGTGGCGCCCGGTGAAGATCCCCGCAAATATGCGAGGCTGATGTCGGCGGTCTACGACGCAACGATGGCAGGAAAACTTGCGCCGACCCGCCCGCGGCGGGTCATATGGGATTCCTGGCAACGGTTGATAACTAAGGGTCTGCGGCCTGACCGTCGGACCCCGCCCGTGGCGGGCGCCAGCACCGTGGAGACTCTACGCCAGGATTCTGGGCTGATATCTGTCGTCGACGAGGTGTCGGGATGTCTGAGTTCGCTTATCTCCGGTGGCGACAGCATCTTTGCCCTCGCAGATGCCGAGGGTCGGGTGCTGTGGCGATCTGGTTCAACAAAGGTTCTCCTCAACGCAGACAAACTTGGATTTGTCGAGGGTGCGCACTGGGCGGAAAACACCGTGGGCACCAACGCACTTGGCACCGCATTGGTGTCCCAGCGCGCGGTACAAGTGTTCTGTGCTGAGCACTACAACCGCAGCCAGCATCCGTGGACGTGTGCAGGCGCGCCGATCCGTGATCCGAGCACGGGGCGGGTAATGGGGGTGATCGACGTGACCGGGCCGGCGGCCACCGTCCATCCGACTACCTTGGCACTCATTGACACTGTGGCGCGGTTGGCTGAATCTCGTTTGCGTGAACGGCGGGATCAATCCTTAAACCGACTCCGCGCTGTCGCGGCACCCATCTTGGCCCGAATTGGCTCGCCTGCCCTCGCGGTTGATACCGACGGCTGGGTAGCTGCGGTGGGCGCGGTACCGGTGCAAAGTCGGATCCTGCTACCACCGGACGTTACCCCCGGCCACCTGTGGGTGCCGTCGCTTGGAATGTGCGATGTCGAGACGCTGCCGGGCGGCTGGCTGGTCCGGCCGGTCATCGAAGAGACGGAGCCTGCGATAGCGCAGGTGACGCTTGATCTGCATGACAGCGCGGCACCGGTTTTGGAGATGGTCGGTCAGTTCGGCAGCTGGCGGCATGACATCTCGCTACGACATGCGGAGATCCTGTTAATCCTGGCGGTACGCACGCAAGGTCGATCGGCGCCTGAGCTGGCCGCCGACCTCCACGGTGATCCCAGCCGTGTCGGCGCCGTGCGGGTTGAGATGTCGCGTCTGCGAAAGCAATTCGCGGGCATTGTGGTAGGCCGACCGTATCGTTTCGCCAGCTCCGCAGTCGTCGAGGTCCGATATCCCGACGATAGGTCGGAGCTGTTGGCGCCGTCGGTGGCTCCCGCGGTTCGTGCGATGCGTGTTACGCACGCCACCACTGCGACGACTTACTAG